The proteins below come from a single Streptomyces spongiicola genomic window:
- a CDS encoding peptide ABC transporter substrate-binding protein: MRGAAHVTRAACAAAVVLAAGACGGGAPAGGPDGIVTSSWGDPQNPLEPANTNEVQGGKVLDMIFRGLKRYDPRTGEAQDMLAERIDTDDSVNFTVTVKSGWTFSDGEPVTAKSFVDAWNYGAHLENNQRNAYFFGYIKGYDQVHPASGRPTAQTMSGLKVTGERTFTVELAQKFSTWPETLGYAAFAPLPSSFFSDRDAWLARPVGNGPYAVDSYTRGARMSLRRWDGYPGDDKARNGGVDLRVYTDSNTAYTDLTAGHLDLVDDVPAAQLRNVRADLGDRYINAPAGIIQTLAFPYYDPDWNKPGQEKVRRGLSMAINRQQITETIFQRTRTPAKDWTSPVLGPDGGYDEGLCGVDCTYDPARARKLIAEGGGIPGGRFRITYNADTGSHRQWVDAVCNSVNNALGDDRACVGNPVGTFADYRNQITQAKMSGPFRAGWQMDYPLIQNFLQPLYYTNASSNDGEWSNGTFDRLVDQANAETDPAKAIETFKRAEGVVRDQMAAIPLWYQNGSAGYSERISNVSLNQFSVPVYEEITVG, encoded by the coding sequence ATGCGCGGAGCCGCTCACGTCACCCGGGCCGCCTGCGCGGCCGCCGTCGTCCTCGCGGCCGGCGCGTGCGGCGGCGGGGCCCCGGCCGGCGGGCCCGACGGGATCGTCACGTCCTCCTGGGGCGACCCCCAGAACCCGCTGGAACCGGCGAACACCAACGAGGTCCAGGGCGGCAAGGTCCTCGACATGATCTTCCGGGGCCTGAAGCGCTACGACCCGAGGACCGGCGAGGCCCAGGACATGCTCGCCGAGCGGATCGACACGGACGACTCCGTCAACTTCACCGTCACCGTGAAGAGCGGCTGGACCTTCTCCGACGGCGAGCCCGTGACCGCGAAGTCGTTCGTCGACGCCTGGAACTACGGCGCGCACCTGGAGAACAACCAGCGCAACGCCTACTTCTTCGGCTACATCAAAGGGTACGACCAGGTCCATCCCGCCTCCGGCCGGCCCACCGCGCAGACCATGTCCGGACTGAAGGTGACGGGCGAGCGGACCTTCACCGTCGAACTCGCCCAGAAGTTCTCCACCTGGCCGGAGACCCTCGGCTACGCCGCGTTCGCGCCGCTGCCCAGCAGCTTCTTCAGCGACCGCGACGCCTGGCTGGCCCGCCCCGTCGGCAACGGACCGTACGCCGTCGACAGCTACACCAGGGGCGCCCGGATGTCCCTGCGCCGCTGGGACGGCTATCCGGGCGACGACAAGGCGCGCAACGGCGGCGTCGACCTCAGGGTCTACACCGACAGCAACACCGCCTACACGGATCTGACGGCGGGGCACCTCGACCTGGTCGACGACGTGCCGGCGGCCCAGCTCCGCAACGTCAGGGCCGACCTCGGCGACCGGTACATCAACGCTCCGGCCGGCATCATCCAGACCCTCGCCTTCCCCTACTACGACCCGGACTGGAACAAGCCCGGTCAGGAGAAGGTCCGCCGGGGCCTGTCCATGGCCATCAACCGGCAGCAGATCACCGAAACGATCTTCCAGCGGACCCGTACCCCCGCCAAGGACTGGACCTCGCCCGTGCTCGGCCCGGACGGCGGCTACGACGAGGGGCTGTGCGGCGTCGACTGCACCTACGACCCCGCCCGGGCGAGGAAGCTGATCGCCGAGGGCGGCGGCATCCCGGGCGGCCGGTTCCGGATCACCTACAACGCCGACACCGGCTCCCACCGGCAGTGGGTCGACGCCGTGTGCAACTCCGTCAACAACGCGCTCGGCGACGACCGGGCCTGCGTCGGCAACCCCGTCGGCACCTTCGCCGACTACCGCAACCAGATCACGCAGGCGAAGATGAGCGGCCCCTTCCGGGCCGGCTGGCAGATGGACTACCCGCTCATCCAGAACTTCCTCCAGCCGCTCTACTACACCAACGCCTCCTCCAACGACGGCGAGTGGAGCAACGGCACCTTCGACCGGCTGGTCGACCAGGCGAACGCGGAGACCGACCCCGCCAAGGCGATCGAGACCTTCAAGAGGGCGGAGGGCGTCGTACGGGACCAGATGGCCGCCATCCCGCTCTGGTACCAGAACGGCAGCGCCGGCTACTCCGAGCGGATCTCCAACGTCTCACTGAACCAGTTCAGCGTCCCCGTCTACGAAGAGATCACCGTCGGCTGA
- a CDS encoding transposase: MGARRPGGLWCDKDFADWYPRDGRPGLSPARLATVCVLQFLLGLSDWQAAEVVRCRIDFTYAMAMGLDERASTTACWPTSVTVSLKATVPTASENSRPRVSRRPPDWCASAPRSAPTSPGKAHIQHVLTAIAVNIERLSGLPPAEETLMPDDRPPSSTTSTSARYPG, from the coding sequence ATGGGTGCGCGACGACCGGGTGGTCTGTGGTGCGACAAGGACTTCGCCGACTGGTACCCGCGCGACGGCCGCCCGGGGCTCTCGCCTGCTCGGCTGGCCACCGTTTGTGTGCTTCAGTTCCTGCTCGGCCTGTCGGACTGGCAGGCCGCCGAGGTGGTCCGCTGCCGCATCGACTTCACATACGCCATGGCCATGGGGCTGGACGAACGGGCTTCCACCACAGCGTGCTGGCCGACTTCCGTGACCGTCTCGCTGAAGGCGACCGTCCCGACCGCCTCCGAGAACTCACGCCCGCGCGTCTCAAGGAGACCGCCGGACTGGTGCGCGAGCGCACCACGCAGCGCACCGACTTCACCCGGGAAGGCACATATCCAGCACGTCCTGACGGCCATCGCCGTCAACATTGAGCGACTCAGCGGACTGCCACCGGCTGAGGAAACCCTCATGCCCGACGACCGACCGCCTTCCAGCACTACCTCGACCAGCGCGAGATACCCCGGCTGA
- a CDS encoding ABC transporter ATP-binding protein, with protein MAELRKAAPSAEGSTTDSVGATPNATETGRGDSAIEAGAAVGLDVSADRGEPILRVRNLVKHFPMTQGILLKKKIGAVKAVDGVSFDLHQGETLGIVGESGCGKSTVAKLLMSLETATSGEVFYKGQDITRLSGRALKAVRRNIQMVFQDPYTSLNPRMTVGDIIGEPFDIHPEVAPKGDRRRKVQELLDVVGLNPEYVNRYPHQFSGGQRQRIGIARGLALNPEIIVCDEPVSALDVSVQAQVINLMKRLQDEFNLSYVFIAHDLSIVRHISDRVGVMYLGQMAEIGTDTQIYDHPTHPYTQALLSAVPVPDPASRDGRERIILSGDVPSPANPPSGCRFRTRCWKAQEKCATEVPLLAVPEYFAGQDTPAAHESACHFAEEKDVVHAG; from the coding sequence ATGGCTGAGCTCCGAAAGGCCGCCCCGTCGGCCGAGGGCTCGACCACGGACTCCGTGGGCGCGACGCCGAACGCGACCGAGACCGGGAGGGGCGACTCTGCCATCGAGGCGGGGGCCGCTGTCGGCCTTGACGTGTCGGCTGACCGCGGCGAGCCGATCCTCCGGGTACGCAATCTGGTCAAGCACTTTCCGATGACCCAGGGCATCCTGCTCAAGAAGAAGATCGGTGCGGTCAAGGCCGTGGACGGCGTCTCGTTCGATCTTCACCAGGGCGAGACCCTCGGCATCGTCGGCGAGTCCGGTTGCGGCAAGTCGACCGTCGCCAAACTGCTGATGTCGCTCGAGACCGCCACGTCCGGTGAGGTCTTCTACAAGGGGCAGGACATCACCCGACTGTCCGGGCGTGCGCTGAAGGCCGTCCGCCGGAACATCCAGATGGTCTTCCAGGACCCGTACACCTCGCTCAATCCCCGCATGACGGTCGGCGACATCATCGGGGAGCCCTTCGACATCCACCCCGAGGTGGCCCCCAAGGGCGACCGGCGCCGCAAGGTGCAGGAGTTGCTGGACGTCGTCGGCCTGAACCCCGAGTACGTCAACCGGTACCCGCATCAGTTCTCCGGCGGTCAGCGGCAGCGCATCGGCATTGCCCGGGGCCTCGCGCTGAACCCGGAGATCATCGTCTGCGACGAGCCGGTGTCGGCGCTCGACGTCTCCGTCCAAGCGCAGGTCATCAACCTGATGAAGAGGCTTCAGGACGAGTTCAACCTCTCCTACGTCTTCATCGCACACGACCTGTCCATCGTCCGGCACATCTCCGACCGTGTCGGCGTGATGTACCTGGGCCAGATGGCGGAGATCGGCACGGACACGCAGATCTACGACCATCCGACACATCCGTACACCCAGGCTCTGCTGTCCGCGGTGCCGGTGCCCGACCCCGCGTCGCGCGATGGCCGGGAGCGGATCATCCTCTCGGGGGACGTCCCGTCGCCGGCGAACCCGCCGTCGGGGTGCCGCTTCCGTACCCGGTGCTGGAAGGCTCAGGAGAAGTGCGCCACCGAGGTGCCGCTGCTGGCCGTTCCTGAGTACTTCGCGGGCCAGGACACTCCCGCCGCACACGAGTCGGCCTGCCACTTCGCCGAGGAAAAGGACGTCGTGCACGCGGGTTAG
- a CDS encoding ABC transporter ATP-binding protein: MTIIETTADVPAPRGGRQHEGPLLEVRDLHVEFHTRDGVTKAVNGVNYSVSAGETLAVLGESGSGKSVTAQAVMGILDMPPGRIPKGEIRFRGQDMLRMSAEERRALRGRKIAMIFQDALSSLNPVLSVGYQLGEMFRVHEGLSKKEAKVKSIELMDRVKIPAAAARVGDYPHQFSGGMRQRIMIAMALALEPDLIIADEPTTALDVTVQAQVMDLLAELQAEYNMGLILITHDLGVVADVADKIAVMYAGRIVETAPVHELYKRPAHPYTRGLLDSIPRLDQKGQELYAIKGLPPNLTRIPTGCAFNPRCPKADDVCRTDVPALHQVTEQDGAELPGRGSACHFWKETIHG; encoded by the coding sequence ATGACCATCATCGAAACAACGGCGGACGTCCCCGCCCCCCGCGGCGGTCGGCAGCACGAAGGCCCGCTGCTCGAAGTCCGCGACCTGCATGTGGAGTTCCACACCCGGGACGGCGTCACCAAGGCCGTCAACGGGGTGAACTACTCCGTCAGCGCCGGTGAGACGCTCGCCGTGCTCGGCGAGTCCGGCTCGGGCAAGTCCGTGACGGCCCAGGCCGTCATGGGCATCCTGGACATGCCTCCGGGGCGTATCCCCAAGGGTGAGATCCGCTTCCGCGGGCAGGACATGCTCAGGATGTCCGCCGAGGAACGCCGTGCGCTCCGCGGCCGCAAGATCGCGATGATCTTCCAGGATGCACTGTCGTCCCTGAATCCGGTGCTGTCGGTGGGCTACCAGCTCGGTGAGATGTTCAGGGTGCACGAGGGTCTGTCGAAGAAGGAAGCCAAGGTCAAGTCCATCGAGCTGATGGACCGGGTGAAGATCCCGGCAGCCGCGGCCAGGGTCGGCGACTACCCGCACCAGTTTTCCGGCGGTATGCGCCAGCGCATCATGATCGCCATGGCACTCGCGCTGGAGCCGGATCTGATCATCGCCGACGAGCCGACCACCGCGCTCGACGTGACCGTCCAGGCGCAGGTCATGGATCTGCTGGCGGAGCTTCAGGCCGAGTACAACATGGGCCTGATCCTGATCACCCACGACCTCGGTGTGGTCGCGGACGTCGCGGACAAGATCGCGGTGATGTACGCGGGTCGGATCGTCGAGACCGCGCCGGTCCACGAGCTGTACAAGCGCCCGGCCCATCCGTACACCCGGGGCCTGCTCGACTCGATCCCCCGCCTGGACCAGAAGGGCCAGGAGCTGTACGCGATCAAGGGCCTTCCGCCCAACCTGACGCGCATCCCGACCGGTTGTGCGTTCAACCCGCGCTGCCCGAAGGCCGATGACGTCTGCCGCACGGATGTCCCGGCTCTGCACCAGGTGACCGAGCAGGACGGCGCCGAGCTCCCCGGCCGCGGAAGCGCGTGCCACTTCTGGAAGGAGACGATCCATGGCTGA
- a CDS encoding ABC transporter permease, whose amino-acid sequence MPEKTAATAVSAETEVSATAPDDAPAAVTAKPEKARSLWSDAWGDLRRNPLFLISAGLILVLLAISAFPGLFTSASPRDADLANHYLQHPNWGHFFAPDWFGYDGQGRSIYARVIYGARASIMVGVGVTALVTIIGTIIGMAAGYFGGLTDSLLSRVTDIFMGIPFLLGALVVLTGFENRSIWVVILALVFLGWTVIARVARGAVINIKQADYVVAAKALGASTSRILIRHVLPNALAPIIVVATLALGGYIAAEATLSFLGVGLAEPTVSWGVDVSSGREQLRNAPHVLIIPSVMVSITVLAFLMFGDAVRNALDPKLR is encoded by the coding sequence ATGCCTGAGAAGACCGCAGCCACCGCGGTGTCCGCCGAGACCGAGGTCAGCGCCACCGCACCGGACGACGCCCCCGCGGCCGTGACCGCCAAGCCGGAGAAGGCGCGCAGCCTCTGGTCCGACGCCTGGGGCGACCTGCGCCGCAACCCGCTGTTCCTGATCTCCGCCGGGCTCATCCTGGTGCTGCTGGCCATCTCGGCCTTCCCGGGCCTGTTCACCTCGGCCTCGCCGCGTGACGCCGACCTGGCCAACCACTACCTGCAGCACCCCAACTGGGGCCACTTCTTCGCCCCGGACTGGTTCGGCTACGACGGCCAGGGGCGTTCCATCTACGCGCGGGTCATCTACGGCGCCCGTGCCTCGATCATGGTGGGTGTCGGCGTCACCGCGCTGGTCACGATCATCGGGACCATCATCGGCATGGCGGCCGGCTACTTCGGCGGCCTCACCGACTCGCTGCTGTCGCGCGTCACCGACATCTTCATGGGCATCCCGTTCCTGCTGGGCGCGCTCGTCGTGCTGACCGGCTTCGAGAACCGCTCCATCTGGGTGGTCATCCTCGCCCTGGTGTTCCTCGGCTGGACCGTGATCGCCCGTGTCGCCCGCGGCGCGGTCATCAACATCAAGCAGGCCGACTACGTGGTGGCCGCCAAGGCGCTCGGCGCCTCCACCAGCCGCATCCTGATCCGGCACGTCCTGCCCAACGCCCTCGCCCCGATCATCGTCGTCGCCACCCTCGCCCTGGGCGGCTACATCGCGGCCGAGGCGACGCTGTCGTTCCTCGGCGTCGGTCTGGCCGAGCCCACCGTGTCCTGGGGCGTCGACGTCTCCAGCGGACGCGAGCAGCTCCGAAACGCGCCCCACGTCCTGATCATCCCCTCGGTGATGGTCTCGATCACGGTGCTCGCGTTCCTCATGTTCGGCGATGCGGTACGCAACGCCCTCGACCCCAAGCTGCGCTGA
- a CDS encoding ABC transporter permease: protein MGRYVTRRLLQMIPVFAGATLLIFLMVNVMGDPVAGLCGERECDPATAARLRAEFGLDKPVWQQYLTYMGNVFTGDFGTAFNGQPVIELMADAFPVTIRLTLVAILFEIVIGVGLGMLTGLRRGRPVDTGVLLATLVVIAVPTFVTGLLLQLLLGVKWGWIRPSVSAEAPLDELIVPGLVLAAVSLAYVTRLTRTSIAENRRADYVRTAIAKGLPRRRVMTHHLLRNSLIPVVTFIGADVGALMGGAIVTERIFNIHGVGYQLYQGILRQNTQTVVGFVTVLVLVFLLVNLLVDLLYAVLDPRIRYA from the coding sequence ATGGGACGTTATGTGACCCGGCGTCTGCTCCAGATGATCCCGGTGTTCGCCGGAGCCACCCTGCTGATCTTCCTGATGGTCAACGTGATGGGCGACCCCGTCGCCGGGCTCTGCGGCGAGCGGGAGTGCGACCCGGCCACCGCGGCCCGGCTGCGCGCGGAGTTCGGCCTCGACAAGCCCGTCTGGCAGCAATACCTGACCTATATGGGCAACGTCTTCACCGGGGACTTCGGCACCGCCTTCAACGGGCAGCCGGTCATCGAGCTGATGGCCGACGCCTTCCCGGTCACCATCCGGCTCACCCTGGTCGCGATCCTCTTCGAGATCGTCATCGGCGTCGGCCTGGGCATGCTCACCGGGCTCCGCCGCGGCCGCCCCGTCGACACCGGCGTCCTGCTGGCCACCCTGGTCGTGATCGCCGTCCCGACCTTCGTCACCGGACTGCTGCTGCAACTGCTGCTCGGGGTGAAGTGGGGCTGGATCCGGCCGTCCGTGTCCGCCGAGGCCCCGCTCGACGAACTGATCGTGCCCGGGCTCGTCCTCGCCGCCGTCTCGCTCGCCTACGTCACCCGGCTGACCAGGACCTCCATCGCCGAGAACCGCCGCGCCGACTATGTGCGCACGGCCATCGCCAAGGGGCTGCCCCGCCGCCGCGTCATGACCCACCACCTGCTGCGCAACTCACTGATCCCGGTCGTCACCTTCATCGGCGCCGACGTCGGCGCCCTGATGGGAGGCGCCATCGTCACCGAGCGGATCTTCAACATCCACGGCGTCGGCTACCAGCTGTACCAGGGCATCCTCCGCCAGAACACCCAGACCGTCGTCGGCTTCGTGACGGTGCTGGTGCTGGTGTTCCTGCTGGTGAACCTGCTCGTCGATCTGCTGTACGCCGTACTCGACCCGAGGATCCGCTATGCCTGA
- the typA gene encoding translational GTPase TypA produces MPTRHDIRNVAIVAHVDHGKTTIVDAMLKQAGAFAAHQLDSVDDRVMDSNDLEREKGITILAKNTAVKYHPKDGGSPITINIIDTPGHADFGGEVERGLSMVDGVVLLVDASEGPLPQTRFVLRKALQRRMPVILCINKTDRPDSRIDEVVNETYDLFLDLDADEDQIEFPIVYACGRDGVASLTKPEDGTVPADSESLEPFFSTILAHIPAPTYDEGAPLQAHVTNLDADNFLGRIALLRVEQGELRKGQTVAWIKRDGSVAGVRISELMMTEALTRKPAEVAGPGDICAVAGIPDIMIGETLADPENPVALPLITVDEPAISMTIGTNTSPLVGRGATGKGADNKGGVKDRKVTARQVKDRLDRELIGNVSLRVLDTERPDAWEVQGRGELALAILVETMRREGFELTIGKPQVVTKEVDGRLHEPVERMTIDVPEEHMGAVTQLMGVRKGRMDNMSNHGSGWVRMEFVVPSRGLIGFRTEFLTNTRGTGIAHSIHEGHEPWFGNLQTRNNGSLVADRSGAVTAFAMTNLQERGVLFVEPGTEVYEGMIVGENSRSDDMDVNITKEKKLTNMRSSTADVAESIVPPRKLSLEQSLEFCRDDECVEVTPEAVRIRKVNLDARERARAASRAKHG; encoded by the coding sequence ATGCCCACGCGCCACGACATCCGCAACGTCGCCATCGTCGCCCACGTCGACCACGGCAAGACGACCATAGTCGACGCCATGCTGAAGCAGGCCGGAGCCTTCGCCGCGCACCAGCTCGACTCCGTCGACGACCGGGTCATGGACTCGAACGACCTGGAGCGTGAGAAGGGCATCACGATCCTCGCGAAGAACACGGCGGTGAAGTACCACCCCAAGGACGGTGGGTCGCCCATCACCATCAACATCATCGACACCCCCGGCCACGCCGACTTCGGCGGCGAGGTCGAGCGGGGTCTGTCGATGGTCGACGGCGTGGTGCTGCTGGTGGACGCCTCCGAGGGCCCGCTCCCGCAGACGCGTTTCGTGCTCCGCAAGGCGCTCCAGCGGCGGATGCCGGTCATCCTGTGCATCAACAAGACCGACCGCCCGGACTCCCGGATCGACGAGGTCGTCAACGAGACCTACGACCTGTTCCTCGACCTGGACGCCGACGAGGACCAGATCGAGTTCCCGATCGTCTACGCCTGCGGCCGTGACGGCGTCGCGTCGCTGACCAAGCCGGAGGACGGCACCGTCCCGGCCGACAGCGAGAGCCTGGAGCCGTTCTTCTCCACCATCCTGGCGCACATCCCGGCCCCGACGTACGACGAGGGCGCTCCCCTCCAGGCCCACGTCACCAACCTCGACGCCGACAACTTCCTCGGCCGCATCGCGCTGCTCCGCGTCGAGCAGGGCGAACTCCGCAAGGGCCAGACGGTGGCGTGGATCAAGCGCGACGGCTCGGTCGCCGGCGTCCGCATCTCCGAGCTGATGATGACCGAGGCGCTCACCCGCAAGCCCGCCGAGGTCGCGGGCCCCGGTGACATCTGCGCCGTCGCCGGCATTCCCGACATCATGATCGGCGAGACCCTGGCCGACCCGGAGAACCCGGTTGCGCTGCCGCTGATCACGGTCGACGAGCCGGCGATCTCCATGACCATCGGCACCAACACCTCCCCTCTCGTGGGCCGGGGCGCCACCGGCAAGGGCGCGGACAACAAGGGCGGTGTCAAGGACCGCAAGGTCACCGCCCGCCAGGTCAAGGACCGCCTCGACCGGGAGCTGATCGGCAACGTCTCGCTGCGGGTCCTCGACACCGAGCGCCCCGACGCCTGGGAGGTCCAGGGCCGCGGCGAGCTGGCCCTGGCGATCCTCGTCGAGACCATGCGCCGGGAGGGCTTCGAGCTGACCATAGGCAAGCCCCAGGTGGTCACCAAGGAGGTCGACGGCAGGCTGCACGAGCCGGTCGAGCGCATGACCATCGACGTGCCCGAGGAGCACATGGGCGCCGTCACCCAGCTCATGGGCGTGCGCAAGGGCCGTATGGACAACATGTCCAACCACGGCTCCGGCTGGGTCCGCATGGAGTTCGTGGTGCCGTCCCGCGGCCTGATCGGCTTCCGTACCGAGTTCCTGACCAACACCCGCGGCACCGGGATCGCCCACTCGATCCACGAGGGCCACGAGCCGTGGTTCGGCAACCTGCAGACCCGCAACAACGGCTCGCTGGTCGCGGACCGGTCCGGTGCCGTCACCGCCTTCGCCATGACCAACCTCCAGGAGCGCGGTGTGCTCTTCGTCGAGCCGGGCACCGAGGTCTACGAGGGCATGATCGTCGGCGAGAACTCCCGCTCCGACGACATGGACGTGAACATCACCAAGGAGAAGAAGCTCACGAACATGCGCTCCTCCACGGCCGATGTCGCGGAGTCCATCGTGCCGCCGCGCAAGCTGTCGCTGGAGCAGTCGCTGGAGTTCTGCCGCGACGACGAGTGCGTCGAGGTGACCCCGGAGGCCGTGCGCATCCGCAAGGTCAACCTGGACGCCCGCGAGCGTGCCCGCGCCGCCTCGCGTGCCAAGCACGGCTGA
- a CDS encoding peptide ABC transporter substrate-binding protein — protein MRGAKSAKWVAGAIVVAMAATACGGGSGDEGKKSPSGKPEGYVSIDVGEPQKPLIPADTNESLGSYVIQSLFTQLLDFDSKGEIVYTNAESVTTTDSKTWTVKLKSGWKFHNGEAVTAQSYVDAWNWYANVKNQQQNSFWFSDIAGYADVHPEKGEPKADKMSGLKVVDDTTFTITLTEKVPYFNYKLGYATFAPLPKVFYDDPKAFGKKPIGNGPYKFEKWTHKKLIQVAANPDYQGPNKAKNKGIQFKNYATVEAAYQDVVSGNLDIIRQVGPTDLPKYKQDLGEGAIEQPYAAIQTLVPAFYTSTFKDMDPKVRQGLSMAIDRETITKTVLNSTRTPATSFVPPQVKGNQDLGTDVFTYNPAKAKQLVTEGGGVPGNKVLIQYNSDGGHKEWVTAVCESIRNATGVDCVGDAKPDFATDLEARDNDQVKSMYRGGWVADYPVNVNFIKELYHSGAEANNGRFKNAAIDKMMAEADKANSLEESVKGYQEVEKKLLEEMPAIPLWYYRINGGHGKGVDNVEVDFHGDLELTGVTVK, from the coding sequence ATGCGCGGTGCCAAGAGCGCCAAGTGGGTGGCCGGTGCGATCGTCGTCGCGATGGCGGCCACCGCCTGTGGCGGTGGCAGTGGTGACGAGGGCAAGAAGAGCCCGTCGGGCAAGCCCGAGGGCTACGTCTCGATCGACGTCGGCGAGCCGCAGAAGCCGCTGATCCCGGCCGACACCAACGAGAGCCTCGGCTCCTACGTCATCCAGTCGCTCTTCACTCAGCTGCTGGACTTCGACTCCAAGGGCGAGATCGTCTACACGAACGCCGAGTCCGTCACCACTACCGACTCGAAGACCTGGACCGTCAAGCTGAAGTCCGGCTGGAAGTTCCACAACGGCGAGGCCGTCACCGCGCAGTCCTACGTCGACGCGTGGAACTGGTACGCCAACGTCAAGAACCAGCAGCAGAACAGCTTCTGGTTCTCGGACATCGCCGGCTACGCCGACGTCCACCCCGAGAAGGGTGAGCCGAAGGCCGACAAGATGTCGGGTCTGAAGGTCGTGGACGACACCACCTTCACCATTACGCTGACCGAGAAGGTCCCGTACTTCAACTACAAGCTGGGCTATGCCACCTTCGCCCCGCTGCCGAAGGTCTTCTACGACGACCCGAAGGCGTTCGGCAAGAAGCCGATCGGCAACGGTCCGTACAAGTTCGAGAAGTGGACCCACAAGAAGCTGATCCAGGTTGCGGCCAACCCTGACTACCAGGGCCCCAACAAGGCGAAGAACAAGGGCATCCAGTTCAAGAACTACGCGACCGTCGAGGCCGCGTACCAGGACGTCGTCTCCGGCAACCTGGACATCATCCGCCAGGTCGGCCCGACCGACCTGCCGAAGTACAAGCAGGACCTCGGCGAGGGCGCCATCGAGCAGCCGTACGCGGCGATCCAGACCCTCGTCCCGGCGTTCTACACCTCGACGTTCAAGGACATGGACCCGAAGGTGCGCCAGGGTCTGTCCATGGCGATCGACCGTGAGACGATCACCAAGACCGTCCTGAACAGCACCCGCACCCCCGCGACGAGCTTCGTGCCGCCGCAGGTCAAGGGCAACCAGGACCTGGGCACCGACGTGTTCACGTACAACCCGGCCAAGGCGAAGCAGCTGGTGACCGAGGGCGGCGGCGTCCCGGGCAACAAGGTCCTCATCCAGTACAACTCCGACGGTGGCCACAAGGAGTGGGTGACCGCCGTCTGCGAGTCCATCCGCAACGCGACCGGTGTCGACTGCGTCGGCGACGCCAAGCCGGACTTCGCCACGGACCTCGAGGCCCGCGACAACGACCAGGTGAAGTCGATGTACCGCGGCGGCTGGGTGGCCGACTACCCGGTCAACGTGAACTTCATCAAGGAGCTCTACCACTCCGGCGCCGAGGCGAACAACGGTCGCTTCAAGAACGCCGCCATCGACAAGATGATGGCGGAGGCCGACAAGGCCAACTCCCTCGAGGAGTCCGTGAAGGGCTACCAGGAGGTCGAGAAGAAGCTGCTCGAGGAGATGCCGGCGATCCCGCTGTGGTACTACCGGATCAACGGTGGCCACGGCAAGGGCGTCGACAACGTGGAGGTCGACTTCCACGGTGACCTCGAGCTGACCGGAGTCACCGTCAAGTAA
- a CDS encoding ABC transporter permease encodes MGRYVARRLLQMIPVFIGSTFLIFAMMYALPGDPVRALMGDQAFDPAVLEAKRHELGLDLPLWQQYVNYLTGLLQGDFGTEIGSGRPISEIIGQAFPVSVRLTLFAFAFTVIVGIGLGIVAGLRPESVRDRGLLGLTLVLISMPSFVLGYLMQYLFAFQLGLTTPTVQDSESFGDLFLPAIVLGSLSLAYVARLTRTSMAENLRADYMRTAVAKGLPRRRIVGVHLMRNSLIPVVTFLGTDIGNLMAGAIVTEGIFNVQGVGDAIYEALFRREGATVVGIASLIVLVYLLASLLVDLLYAVLDPRIRYA; translated from the coding sequence ATGGGGCGCTACGTCGCACGACGACTGCTCCAGATGATCCCGGTGTTCATCGGGTCAACTTTTTTGATCTTCGCCATGATGTACGCGCTTCCCGGCGACCCCGTCAGAGCGCTCATGGGAGACCAGGCTTTCGACCCCGCCGTCCTCGAGGCGAAGCGGCACGAGCTCGGTCTCGACCTCCCCCTGTGGCAGCAGTACGTGAACTACCTGACCGGCCTGCTGCAGGGCGACTTCGGTACGGAGATCGGCAGTGGTCGTCCCATCTCCGAGATCATCGGCCAGGCGTTCCCCGTCTCCGTGCGGCTGACGCTGTTCGCCTTCGCCTTCACGGTGATCGTCGGTATCGGACTCGGCATCGTGGCGGGCCTGAGGCCCGAGTCGGTCCGCGACCGCGGCCTCCTCGGCCTGACCCTGGTGCTGATCTCGATGCCCTCCTTCGTGCTGGGCTATCTGATGCAGTACCTGTTCGCGTTCCAGCTGGGGCTGACCACCCCGACCGTGCAGGACTCCGAGAGCTTCGGCGACCTGTTCCTGCCGGCGATCGTCCTCGGCTCGCTCTCCCTGGCCTACGTGGCCCGTCTGACCCGTACGTCGATGGCGGAGAACCTGCGCGCCGACTACATGCGCACCGCGGTGGCCAAGGGCCTGCCGCGCCGCCGCATCGTCGGCGTCCACCTGATGCGCAACTCGCTCATCCCGGTGGTCACCTTCCTCGGTACCGACATCGGCAACCTGATGGCCGGGGCGATCGTCACCGAGGGCATCTTCAACGTGCAGGGTGTCGGTGACGCCATCTACGAGGCGCTGTTCCGCCGCGAGGGCGCCACCGTCGTCGGCATCGCCTCACTGATCGTCCTCGTCTATCTGCTCGCCAGCCTGCTCGTCGACCTGCTCTACGCGGTCCTGGACCCGAGGATCCGGTATGCCTGA